TACATGTGCAGGTGTAGCAGATCTGGCGTGCCTGTTCTACTACCTGGTGCCAATTGTCAAATCCTTCCTTGACGAACCCGGCGCCTCCAGGAGTACGGTCATAAAGAATAATCTCCGCTCTTGAACCGGTGCCAGCCTTACGATCTGCTAGCCATCGCCATGAAACACCAATGTCGAACGGTTCAAGATCGAGTAGTTTGCATAGCCCTTTTTGTAGCGCGAACGCCAGGGACTCAACTGGTGGATTCACCAC
The bacterium DNA segment above includes these coding regions:
- a CDS encoding DUF1998 domain-containing protein, with product VVNPPVESLAFALQKGLCKLLDLEPFDIGVSWRWLADRKAGTGSRAEIILYDRTPGGAGFVKEGFDNWHQVVEQARQICYTCTCSAACYDCLKDYGNQSYHEKLNRLRVRELLRT